In Drosophila ananassae strain 14024-0371.13 chromosome 3R, ASM1763931v2, whole genome shotgun sequence, the DNA window CCCGCGGGATGGTAGGTGGCCCCTGCCGGCAGATGACCAGCCGGGTGATAGGTGGCGCCTGGGGGAATTTGTCCAGCCGGATGGTAGGTGGCTCCGGCTGGCAGACTCTGCCGTGGATAGCTGGACTGCACGTTGTGGGCATTGGTGGCTGTGATGGGAGTGTAACCTCCGGATGATCCACCAAACCCACCAGTGGAGTTGGCCCTATTCCGGtagccagtgccagtgccgcCGTAGTAATGGGTTCCGGAGGAGCTTGAACTAGATCCGGTGGCCGGTCGAGAGGCGCTCTGGAGATTCGTGTTGTGCGTCTGGGTGGCAGCAGGATAACTGGGTGGTGCCGGTCTGTACGATGGATTGTAGGCTGGTGGTTTCTCGTGGATGTTGGTGTGAGCACCTCCCACAGGATTCGAGGCCGAGTAAGCCGGCGGCGGTCCTTGCGCCTTGGATGGAACATTCCATCCGATTGCGGGAGCTGGGGCTGCTGGCTTGGGAGCTGCGTGGGACTGCGAACTGCTCACCTTGCTCACCGGCTGGTGGGAGCTGGGGTAGGATAGCCTCACGGGATCGTGATGCGCCGGAGGTGCATGATAGGAGGGCGACGAATGACTTCCCGACGAGGACGAGTGAGAATGGGAGCTCGAGGAAGAGGAAGATGTCCTGCGGGAACCGCCAAAGAGTGATCCTCCGCCGCCCCGGCTCTTGCTGCCGCCGCCAGTAGACCACCGCTTGGCCTGGACATCTTCGGTGGTCAGTGCCAGTAGAAGTAGCACCACCACTACCTGGCTGCCACTGAGCCGACTAGGATTCAGCCACATTCTGCAAGGGATAAGGGGATCGTTTAATGTCGATGTGATCGCTTGTACTGTCTATGGGATTGTGTGAAATGGATTCGATTCGTTCGTTTTTTATACTGATGAGCACAAGTGCTGGACTATATTGATTACGGATTATGCTTATCTGTTTTCggaattgttatttttttacgCATCCGCTAATTGCGATGATTAAGAATCTTTTATTTACCAATCCATGGTTTAATCTTGGTTTTTTTCATTGAATCTAAAGTCTGGCGTCACTGATTTTCAAATCAAATAGAGAAATGAAATACATAAATttctataatataatatttttataatttgtttatggcacgttttttcttttaattagatttttataagtttttgggttttttgttttgcggAAGTGAATAACAACAAGAAATGTATTTGCTTTCAGTTGAGCCCTTTGTTTTATAATAGTTTTTTAAGAAgaatgttttgtttatttaataaattataaaataaatgttcGCTAGCTCCGACCTCTCTGgactatttttaaaactgtCCCTGCTGCACCCCAATTCCACTGCCCATTGTCAGTCATCATCTGGcgaggttttatttttatgtttgcgTAAAAAACAATTGATTCAATTTGTGCAATTATGGCCGGTTCTCTGGTAACTGAGACTCttgaaaaacagaaaaatagtTCATCCcttatttatatttacaattattttataatatatttttctaacACCAATAGCAAGAAGGGCTTCCTTGTTAGCGGAATGTAAAGCGAGTTATGCGTGTCGCAGGCActtggaaaataataattaacttTCCAGTTTTGGGGGCGCCGACTCGCGTGGCTGCGCTCCATTGACTTTCACCTTCGAATCCCGACGCACCCACGTCTGGGTTCCAGAACTACAGAGTCCCCAAAAGGTCAAGTCGTTGGGGTGTCAAGGCTAACGGAAGCTTCTTGATGGGGCCAGAAGGCGAAATTCCATGTGCCATGTAATactatacttttttttttttgtattttttatggatataaaaatataaaagttacTATGTAAGAGTGACGCAGTTTGCTGTGAGTGATGCATTTGTGTTAGGGCTCGAGCTGCAGTATAAACATTTTCATCTAAACCGCCATAAAAGTTTACAGAAATAATAAGATTCTAATCAGCACTATTTCCATAAAAGTTGTTTAGAAACTTAGCAATTAAGCTTgagtcaaaataaaacaaagaatTAATTACTCTAAAAGCCGCACTTGCAGTTAACAAATTACAGGTCTCttagtaatatttttaaaattaaactagTTTCGAGTGACTCATCCACCAACCCAGGCGCATGCGCAACTATGACGTCAATGGGGAAATGGCGATAAACACGAAGCTGTTTACTTTAATTCCTTTTGAATTCGGGGAATATAATATGAGTATACAGATCCCTGAAGCTTTATACTCATTGATGTCTGGCAATTGCTGGCTTATCGCCATCATAGAATACAGTGTCAAGTGTCAAAGACATTCTAGATTTTAGATTATCAGGGAATTTGTGAGAGACAAGTGTGACAATATTTGCAGAAGGTACATACATGTATGATTCAACATATTTTTTACCCCCGAAATGGGATATTTCATGACGTAATATACAAAGGAGTGGTTCATAAACTTGAGACGCTtacaaaagttaaaaaattaaaactgaaTTGGGCGGCAAAAGCCGGTTATGAAGGTTTATGAGTGGGTGTCTCTTGATGAAATATttgcgtttttgttttttgtcctATTTATTTAGGTGGTTTTTAAAAGAAGTATTAtgtaaagcttttttttagGAGGTAAGATATGACAGCTGTTTTTATgtctttttttataaacaagtCCCCTTCTTTTATGGTCCAATGCACATTCCATGAATTAGTTCGAAGAATGCAGGCCCTTTCAGACTCATTTTTATTCTCCCCACCAAATGGAACtttctaattttaaaataacctGTTGAGtgcacaaaaaacaaaacaataaattctggatatttgaaaaatttagGATATATTATAGAATCTACATCATCCGCCTAAGTATATAGAGATTGTTCTCAAGAGGTGGGGAGTAGGCAGCCCCGAAAATTGATTTTAATGTGGAATATTCGCTTTAAATGTCTGGCGTGTGTTGTGTCTCAATACGATGCCAATTATAAGTTCTTTGGCTTGGGGTTTTCAGTTTCGAGTGACCTTGAAGTGGGGCAAACATTGCAAATATCAATAAACAAAAGGCAGGCTGTACACCGAACTGCTAAATTAATGCAACTGGTGTTTCTACTTTTATGGATAACTCGATGGATTCTAAGGTTGggtgtttgtattttttacaCGATTTAGTTTTATGCTTGCACGacaatttattataatttaatttatattatttaatatttacttTGGTTTACTGTTTggtttgtttatgtttttctgCCGCGTTCACTTTTTCGCTTATGTCTCGCACAAAGTTTCTCGAGCAACTGAGCGTTGTGGCGCTTTTCTGCCGCAGCTACTGCGACAGAGCAGCGACCATGCGAGTGGGGGGCTACCCTGgaattattgttgtttttgtgctGACCGCAGTTGGCTCCCACTCTCCCACCACCTTCTACTCCCCCTCGTTTTAACGGGTCCCTCTCttgaatgtttttatttaattttagctTTTCGGCATTCGGCTCCAAAGGGAATGACTGGATATGGTTTATCTCTAAAGTACTTTATAATACtctatattaaaataataatcttaTCCTCGGATTAAAATAAGGGCAAGATTAGGTGACAATTGATTTATGGATAGATAATTGCATAATTTAgaagatattaaaaatttttatgtaatataTCATCtaatatacaaattttaaatataatttatattatgtttttttatattatgtaCCGAAAAACGgtaaaaaaacataatataaattgtattattattttatgttatattattaaaaaaaagtaagcaTTTCTTAAGTTGGgttttcttaatttaaattttacaaacaAGTATGAATGATATCCCTGAGTGAGTCTAATCCGTCAGTTTATTTTTGAGTAAAAAACCATTCAGACTTCCAGTCTCCTCTCTTGCCTTGTTGACgcacttgttgttgttgtgggtTAGTCGATTTAATGAGCGCCAAGTGAGCTTCATTGCTCTTGTTGGATCATCGCTCACTCATATATGTAGCgccccacacacccacaccaaTGCCTTTCTTATGGGTGTTTTAAGCTCGTCTCTCTGCTTTGGGGCTCTTTGatattgtttttagttttgtttgCCTTCAGCCCCCAATGTTGACGTCAACGGCGCTGTCGCGTAGCAGTCGAAGTCGCTGCCTCGCTTGTTGTAGTTCTGCTATTGGGGAATGATAGTGgttttgttatttatattaatttgtggTGTTTTTATGTTGATATGTCCACTGTATATGTCGGTTTACACTGacaaaaaatagtttaaaaaaattaggTTAGTATATATtgtgaatttttaaaaatttgttgttgttttataataattgttttataAAACTTTAATGTAGTGAGTCTTTCTTTAATGAATCTTCATTTTAAAGATTCGAATTACTTTTTTCAGGGTTTGAGGGCTGAGAGTGGCCTTGAAATTGAAGACTTTTGacaatattacgcatacgacCTGTGAATCAAAAACATTGTTTTCTTCTTTGTTCAAAgagcttaaaatatttaataatataaaataaatatacataaaagCTTTTGCTTTATAAACCAAGATTTTGGTTTTATAattaatcataaaataaataataaaaaaagaacaatCCAAGCATGAgccacactgcgtatgagcGATACACTTAAGACCTttgctatttttaataaatacatttttgttcaattgttttttattttagtatcctttttaaaaaaaattaagaaaaattgtttgaaatatacaaatattcCAGTTCTCTGTGTAAAAAAACCTGAAACATACCAGTTCGTCCTATTTAAAGGCTCATGACGTGTGTTCTATTTTTGAATCCTTGCCATTTGCGTCAAGCCACGTTTTTGACGACCAAACCTTCGCAATAAATAATATGCTATTTTGATTATCCTAAAAGGTCAGAATATATGCAAATTATCATATTAAAATTTCACACAATGTTaggttaattaatttttattttgaaacagAAACTTATGAGAAAACTTATGAATACTCAAGCGGTAAGAGCCTGAACTTCCGCAGCTCTACCTGCCACATAACTCGCCACTTCGATAAGGGCATCTGCAGGTGCGTCCCTGCCATCCTCGCTACCCCCATCGCCAGCCCCCTCGGTCCCAGTCCCCTCAGCACCATCGCCAATATCGCCAGCAACAATGGGTGGCTCAGCGGTTGTGGTGGGTGGAAAATTCTCGGGATTTCTTGCTGGTGCTGGGAAGCAAACCATTTGTTCTACTTCTTTGTCCGGGATCTCGGGATCTGTTTCATTTAGCTTGACGGGGAAGCAAATGATTCCACCACTTGGCAGAGACGGAGGTGGAGTTGTGCCAGATTCTGGGGATTCCTCACTGGAAATAGGTGAACTCTCTCCTTCACTTTCAGccgcctctgcctctgctCCTGTGTCCTCTGCCGCCTCCTCGCCCTCCTCATCCTCGTCTGTTAAAGGATTTTTGGGAGAAGCTACCGCCGAGACTTCCTGGGAAATTGAGGTTTCATTTTGGGCCACACCCTCTGACTGGCCGTTGTTGACGATGATGATTTGCCGACCAGTGCCCTGACCGGATGGGTCTCCCTCTCCATTTCGGTGGTACACATGGCTCACATGGTGTCTATGGCCAAACAGGAGGTTGTTCATCATGTGACCCGCCAGCATTCCAGTCAGAAAGTCTCCAGTGCCTGCGGgagaaaatttgtttaaatttttattaatttagtttAGAGGTCGAAACTCACCTGATCCGCGATTCATTCCCATGGGTGGTTGGGCGTAGTATACCGCTCCCGGAGGGAGGGCCTGGGCGTTGGAATAGAAGGTACCGCCTCCCTGCGTCGGGTAGGAGCCATATCCGTATCCAGCTGGCATCTGTTGACGTGGATAGCTTGGAATCTGCTGCTTGGGAGGCGTCATCATGGGCTTTGGCGGTGGAGGCGGGAGGGGCGGCTTCGGCACCGTCATGGCCGTGTGTACCGGGGATCCACTTATCACCCGCCTACCTCCGCCCGATGACGAGGGCTTCTTGTACTTGCGCCACCCCCCGAATAGACCACCGAACGAGCCCccgccacgccccctaccgccgcGGGCCTCAACGGAGGCGGCGACGATGAACAGCAGACCGAGTGCCAAGTAGCAGGAtctcatattttttaatttatattattccTACCGATCTGAACCGATCAAGATATGGGGATGAACTGGCCCCAAGCGGCCCATCTGCGGCACGTTTATCCAGGGAGAGTGACGAATGCGTGGGTGGGTGCGCTACTGTGTTTCAGAAGAGCTTATTGTTGGTTACCATTAGCTTAAATAATTAAACGTTAATATGTATCTGTATAGTTTTGTTATTCTATATCTTTAAAATATACGaattctataaaatattttgaataatttttaaataaatagagtAGAGTAATGGAGTTATCCCATAGTCCCCATGATTCCCAGTGGCTTCGTATAGCGTTCCCCCATTTATCAGATAACCTGACAACACTCGCCGGTGGACAGGTTCCCCCATCGTTGAAAATTGAATGAGTGCCGCCGTGTAATAATTCAATTGCCACTAATTGAGGCAGGCACAAAAAATATTCTCGGATTTTCTT includes these proteins:
- the LOC6498152 gene encoding uncharacterized protein LOC6498152; translated protein: MRSCYLALGLLFIVAASVEARGGRGRGGGSFGGLFGGWRKYKKPSSSGGGRRVISGSPVHTAMTVPKPPLPPPPPKPMMTPPKQQIPSYPRQQMPAGYGYGSYPTQGGGTFYSNAQALPPGAVYYAQPPMGMNRGSGTGDFLTGMLAGHMMNNLLFGHRHHVSHVYHRNGEGDPSGQGTGRQIIIVNNGQSEGVAQNETSISQEVSAVASPKNPLTDEDEEGEEAAEDTGAEAEAAESEGESSPISSEESPESGTTPPPSLPSGGIICFPVKLNETDPEIPDKEVEQMVCFPAPARNPENFPPTTTAEPPIVAGDIGDGAEGTGTEGAGDGGSEDGRDAPADALIEVASYVAGRAAEVQALTA